A single genomic interval of Gallus gallus isolate bGalGal1 chromosome 10, bGalGal1.mat.broiler.GRCg7b, whole genome shotgun sequence harbors:
- the TLE3 gene encoding transducin-like enhancer protein 3 isoform X1 yields the protein MYPQGRHPAPHQPGQPGFKFTVAESCDRIKDEFQFLQAQYHSLKVEYDKLANEKTEMQRHYVMYYEMSYGLNIEMHKQTEIAKRLNTILAQIMPFLSQEHQQQVAQAVERAKQVTMTELNAIIGVRGLPNLPLTQQQLQAQHLSHAAHGPPVQLPPHPSGLQPPGIPPVTGSSSGLLALGALGSQAHLAVKDEKNHHDLDHRERDSSANNSVSPSESLRASEKHRSSTDYSIDSKKRKAEEKDSMSRYDSDGDKSDDLVVDVSNEDPATPRVSPAHSPPENGLDKARGLKKGDAPNSPASVASSSSTPSSKTKDLGHVCAMLCPATGLSKTLLAAGLHSLHFIFLVFFCIQNDKSSTPGLKSNTPTPRNDAPTPGTSSTPGLRPMPGKPSGMDPLASALRTPISIAGSYAAPFAMMGHHEMNGSLTSPGAYAGLHNIPPQMSAAAAAAAAYGRSPMVGFDPHPPMRAPGLPTSLASIPGGKPAYSFHVSADGQMQPVPFPHDALAGPGIPRHARQINTLSHGEVVCAVTISNPTRHVYTGGKGCVKIWDISQPGSKSPISQLDCLNRDNYIRSCKLLPDGRTLIVGGEASTLTIWDLASPTPRIKAELTSSAPACYALAISPDAKVCFSCCSDGNIAVWDLHNQTLVRQFQGHTDGASCIDISHDGTKLWTGGLDNTVRSWDLREGRQLQQHDFTSQIFSLGYCPTGEWLAVGMESSNVEVLHHTKPDKYQLHLHESCVLSLKFAYCGKWFVSTGKDNLLNAWRTPYGASIFQSKESSSVLSCDISADDKYIVTGSGDKKATVYEVIY from the exons acagaaattGCTAAAAGGCTGAATACCATTTTAGCACAGATTATGCCTTTTCTGTCACAAGAG CACCAACAGCAAGTTGCACAGGCTGTTGAACGTGCCAAGCAAGTGACAATGACGGAGTTGAATGCTATCATCGGGGTACGTGGACTTCCCAATCTGCCTCTCACC cagcagcagctccaggcgCAGCACCTCTCCCACGCCGCCCATGGGCCCCCGGTCCAGCTGCCTCCGCACCCCTCCGGCCTGCAGCCCCCCGGCATCCCACCCGTCACCGGCAGCAGTTCGGGGCTGCTGGCGCTCGGTGCGTTGGGCAGCCAGGCACACCTGGCCGTCAAGGATGAGAAGAACCACCATGACCTGGACCACAGAG AGCGGGACTCGAGCGCG AATAACTCCGTTTCGCCCTCGGAAAGCCTGAGAGCCAGCGAGAAGCACCGGAGCTCCACAGACTACAGCATTGACTCCAAAAAGcggaaagcagaggagaaggaCAGCATGAGCCGATAT GACAGCGATGGTGACAAAAGCGATGACCTCGTCGTTGATGTCTCCAACGAG GACCCCGCCACCCCCCGGGTCAGCCCGGCCCACTCCCCACCAGAGAATGGCCTGGACAAAGCCCGTGGGCTGAAGAAGGGGGATGCACCCAACAGCCCGGCCTCGGTcgcctcctccagcagcactccCTCCTCCAAGACTAAAGACTTGGGCCACGtatgtgccatgctgtgccctGCCACAGGGCTCTCCAAAACCCTCCTGGCAGCTGGACTTCActctttacattttatttttttggtttttttctgcatcCAGAACGACAAATCATCAACGCCCGGACTCAAGTCCAACACTCCCACACCGAGGAACGATGCCCCAACCCCAGGGACGAGCAGCACCCCGGGGCTGAGGCCGATGCCCGGCAAGCCAAGCGGCATGGACCCACTGG CCTCAGCCCTGCGGACACCCATCTCCATCGCGGGTTCCTACGCAGCCCCGTTTGCCATGATGGGGCACCACGAGATGAACGGCTCTCTGACCAGCCCTGGTGCCTATGCTGGCCTGCACAACATCCCCCCGCAGATGAgtgctgccgccgccgccgctgctgcCTATGGCCGGTCGCCAATG GTTGGCTTTGACCCACACCCACCCATGCGGGCCCCTGGCCTGCCCACCAGCCTGgcatccatccctggagggaaGCC AGCTTACTCGTTTCACGTCAGTGCTGATGGGCAGATGCAGCCGGTCCCCTTTCCCCACGACGCCCTGGCTGGCCCCGGCATCCCCCGGCACGCGCGGCAGATCAACACGCTGAGCCACGGTGAGGTGGTGTGCGCCGTCACCATCAGCAACCCCACCCGGCACGTGTACACAGGTGGAAAAGGCTGTGTGAAGATCTGGGACATCAGCCAGCCTGGCAGCAAGAGCCCCATCTCTCAGCTGGACTGCCTG aacAGGGATAACTACATCCGCTCCTGCAAGCTGCTCCCCGACGGCCGCACGCTGATCGTTGGGGGGGAGGCCAGCACGCTCACCATCTGGGACCTGGCCTCCCCCACGCCCCGCATCAAGGCTGAGCTCACCTCCTCGGCGCCCGCCTGCTACGCGTTGGCCATCAGCCCCGACGCCAAAgtctgcttctcctgctgcagcGACGGCAACATCGCCGTGTGGGACCTGCACAACCAGACCCTGGTCAG gCAATTCCAAGGCCACACAGACGGTGCCAGCTGCATAGACATCTCACACGATGGTACGAAGCTGTGGACGGGGGGGCTGGACAACACGGTGCGCTCCTGGGACCTGCGGGAAGggcggcagctgcagcagcacgaCTTCACCTCCCAG ATCTTCTCGCTGGGGTACTGCCCCACGGGAGAGTGGCTAGCGGTGGGCATGGAGAGCAGCAACGTGGAAGTGCTGCACCACACCAAGCCGGACAAGTACCAGCTGCACCTGCACGAGAGCTGCGTCCTGTCCCTCAAGTTCGCCTACTGCG GTAAATGGTTCGTGAGCACGGGGAAGGACAACCTGCTCAACGCATGGAGGACGCCCTACGGGGCAAGCATCTTCCAG TCCAAGGAATCCTCGTCGGTCTTAAGCTGCGACATTTCAGCGGATGACAAATACATCGTCACGGGCTCTGGGGACAAGAAGGCCACAGTCTACGAGGTCATCTACTGA
- the TLE3 gene encoding transducin-like enhancer protein 3 isoform X2, which produces MYPQGRHPAPHQPGQPGFKFTVAESCDRIKDEFQFLQAQYHSLKVEYDKLANEKTEMQRHYVMYYEMSYGLNIEMHKQTEIAKRLNTILAQIMPFLSQEHQQQVAQAVERAKQVTMTELNAIIGVRGLPNLPLTQQLQAQHLSHAAHGPPVQLPPHPSGLQPPGIPPVTGSSSGLLALGALGSQAHLAVKDEKNHHDLDHRERDSSANNSVSPSESLRASEKHRSSTDYSIDSKKRKAEEKDSMSRYDSDGDKSDDLVVDVSNEDPATPRVSPAHSPPENGLDKARGLKKGDAPNSPASVASSSSTPSSKTKDLGHVCAMLCPATGLSKTLLAAGLHSLHFIFLVFFCIQNDKSSTPGLKSNTPTPRNDAPTPGTSSTPGLRPMPGKPSGMDPLASALRTPISIAGSYAAPFAMMGHHEMNGSLTSPGAYAGLHNIPPQMSAAAAAAAAYGRSPMVGFDPHPPMRAPGLPTSLASIPGGKPAYSFHVSADGQMQPVPFPHDALAGPGIPRHARQINTLSHGEVVCAVTISNPTRHVYTGGKGCVKIWDISQPGSKSPISQLDCLNRDNYIRSCKLLPDGRTLIVGGEASTLTIWDLASPTPRIKAELTSSAPACYALAISPDAKVCFSCCSDGNIAVWDLHNQTLVRQFQGHTDGASCIDISHDGTKLWTGGLDNTVRSWDLREGRQLQQHDFTSQIFSLGYCPTGEWLAVGMESSNVEVLHHTKPDKYQLHLHESCVLSLKFAYCGKWFVSTGKDNLLNAWRTPYGASIFQSKESSSVLSCDISADDKYIVTGSGDKKATVYEVIY; this is translated from the exons acagaaattGCTAAAAGGCTGAATACCATTTTAGCACAGATTATGCCTTTTCTGTCACAAGAG CACCAACAGCAAGTTGCACAGGCTGTTGAACGTGCCAAGCAAGTGACAATGACGGAGTTGAATGCTATCATCGGGGTACGTGGACTTCCCAATCTGCCTCTCACC cagcagctccaggcgCAGCACCTCTCCCACGCCGCCCATGGGCCCCCGGTCCAGCTGCCTCCGCACCCCTCCGGCCTGCAGCCCCCCGGCATCCCACCCGTCACCGGCAGCAGTTCGGGGCTGCTGGCGCTCGGTGCGTTGGGCAGCCAGGCACACCTGGCCGTCAAGGATGAGAAGAACCACCATGACCTGGACCACAGAG AGCGGGACTCGAGCGCG AATAACTCCGTTTCGCCCTCGGAAAGCCTGAGAGCCAGCGAGAAGCACCGGAGCTCCACAGACTACAGCATTGACTCCAAAAAGcggaaagcagaggagaaggaCAGCATGAGCCGATAT GACAGCGATGGTGACAAAAGCGATGACCTCGTCGTTGATGTCTCCAACGAG GACCCCGCCACCCCCCGGGTCAGCCCGGCCCACTCCCCACCAGAGAATGGCCTGGACAAAGCCCGTGGGCTGAAGAAGGGGGATGCACCCAACAGCCCGGCCTCGGTcgcctcctccagcagcactccCTCCTCCAAGACTAAAGACTTGGGCCACGtatgtgccatgctgtgccctGCCACAGGGCTCTCCAAAACCCTCCTGGCAGCTGGACTTCActctttacattttatttttttggtttttttctgcatcCAGAACGACAAATCATCAACGCCCGGACTCAAGTCCAACACTCCCACACCGAGGAACGATGCCCCAACCCCAGGGACGAGCAGCACCCCGGGGCTGAGGCCGATGCCCGGCAAGCCAAGCGGCATGGACCCACTGG CCTCAGCCCTGCGGACACCCATCTCCATCGCGGGTTCCTACGCAGCCCCGTTTGCCATGATGGGGCACCACGAGATGAACGGCTCTCTGACCAGCCCTGGTGCCTATGCTGGCCTGCACAACATCCCCCCGCAGATGAgtgctgccgccgccgccgctgctgcCTATGGCCGGTCGCCAATG GTTGGCTTTGACCCACACCCACCCATGCGGGCCCCTGGCCTGCCCACCAGCCTGgcatccatccctggagggaaGCC AGCTTACTCGTTTCACGTCAGTGCTGATGGGCAGATGCAGCCGGTCCCCTTTCCCCACGACGCCCTGGCTGGCCCCGGCATCCCCCGGCACGCGCGGCAGATCAACACGCTGAGCCACGGTGAGGTGGTGTGCGCCGTCACCATCAGCAACCCCACCCGGCACGTGTACACAGGTGGAAAAGGCTGTGTGAAGATCTGGGACATCAGCCAGCCTGGCAGCAAGAGCCCCATCTCTCAGCTGGACTGCCTG aacAGGGATAACTACATCCGCTCCTGCAAGCTGCTCCCCGACGGCCGCACGCTGATCGTTGGGGGGGAGGCCAGCACGCTCACCATCTGGGACCTGGCCTCCCCCACGCCCCGCATCAAGGCTGAGCTCACCTCCTCGGCGCCCGCCTGCTACGCGTTGGCCATCAGCCCCGACGCCAAAgtctgcttctcctgctgcagcGACGGCAACATCGCCGTGTGGGACCTGCACAACCAGACCCTGGTCAG gCAATTCCAAGGCCACACAGACGGTGCCAGCTGCATAGACATCTCACACGATGGTACGAAGCTGTGGACGGGGGGGCTGGACAACACGGTGCGCTCCTGGGACCTGCGGGAAGggcggcagctgcagcagcacgaCTTCACCTCCCAG ATCTTCTCGCTGGGGTACTGCCCCACGGGAGAGTGGCTAGCGGTGGGCATGGAGAGCAGCAACGTGGAAGTGCTGCACCACACCAAGCCGGACAAGTACCAGCTGCACCTGCACGAGAGCTGCGTCCTGTCCCTCAAGTTCGCCTACTGCG GTAAATGGTTCGTGAGCACGGGGAAGGACAACCTGCTCAACGCATGGAGGACGCCCTACGGGGCAAGCATCTTCCAG TCCAAGGAATCCTCGTCGGTCTTAAGCTGCGACATTTCAGCGGATGACAAATACATCGTCACGGGCTCTGGGGACAAGAAGGCCACAGTCTACGAGGTCATCTACTGA
- the TLE3 gene encoding transducin-like enhancer protein 3 isoform X5, with amino-acid sequence MYPQGRHPAPHQPGQPGFKFTVAESCDRIKDEFQFLQAQYHSLKVEYDKLANEKTEMQRHYVMYYEMSYGLNIEMHKQTEIAKRLNTILAQIMPFLSQEHQQQVAQAVERAKQVTMTELNAIIGVRGLPNLPLTQQQLQAQHLSHAAHGPPVQLPPHPSGLQPPGIPPVTGSSSGLLALGALGSQAHLAVKDEKNHHDLDHRERDSSANNSVSPSESLRASEKHRSSTDYSIDSKKRKAEEKDSMSRYDSDGDKSDDLVVDVSNEDPATPRVSPAHSPPENGLDKARGLKKGDAPNSPASVASSSSTPSSKTKDLGHNDKSSTPGLKSNTPTPRNDAPTPGTSSTPGLRPMPGKPSGMDPLASALRTPISIAGSYAAPFAMMGHHEMNGSLTSPGAYAGLHNIPPQMSAAAAAAAAYGRSPMVSFGAVGFDPHPPMRAPGLPTSLASIPGGKPAYSFHVSADGQMQPVPFPHDALAGPGIPRHARQINTLSHGEVVCAVTISNPTRHVYTGGKGCVKIWDISQPGSKSPISQLDCLNRDNYIRSCKLLPDGRTLIVGGEASTLTIWDLASPTPRIKAELTSSAPACYALAISPDAKVCFSCCSDGNIAVWDLHNQTLVRQFQGHTDGASCIDISHDGTKLWTGGLDNTVRSWDLREGRQLQQHDFTSQIFSLGYCPTGEWLAVGMESSNVEVLHHTKPDKYQLHLHESCVLSLKFAYCGKWFVSTGKDNLLNAWRTPYGASIFQSKESSSVLSCDISADDKYIVTGSGDKKATVYEVIY; translated from the exons acagaaattGCTAAAAGGCTGAATACCATTTTAGCACAGATTATGCCTTTTCTGTCACAAGAG CACCAACAGCAAGTTGCACAGGCTGTTGAACGTGCCAAGCAAGTGACAATGACGGAGTTGAATGCTATCATCGGGGTACGTGGACTTCCCAATCTGCCTCTCACC cagcagcagctccaggcgCAGCACCTCTCCCACGCCGCCCATGGGCCCCCGGTCCAGCTGCCTCCGCACCCCTCCGGCCTGCAGCCCCCCGGCATCCCACCCGTCACCGGCAGCAGTTCGGGGCTGCTGGCGCTCGGTGCGTTGGGCAGCCAGGCACACCTGGCCGTCAAGGATGAGAAGAACCACCATGACCTGGACCACAGAG AGCGGGACTCGAGCGCG AATAACTCCGTTTCGCCCTCGGAAAGCCTGAGAGCCAGCGAGAAGCACCGGAGCTCCACAGACTACAGCATTGACTCCAAAAAGcggaaagcagaggagaaggaCAGCATGAGCCGATAT GACAGCGATGGTGACAAAAGCGATGACCTCGTCGTTGATGTCTCCAACGAG GACCCCGCCACCCCCCGGGTCAGCCCGGCCCACTCCCCACCAGAGAATGGCCTGGACAAAGCCCGTGGGCTGAAGAAGGGGGATGCACCCAACAGCCCGGCCTCGGTcgcctcctccagcagcactccCTCCTCCAAGACTAAAGACTTGGGCCAC AACGACAAATCATCAACGCCCGGACTCAAGTCCAACACTCCCACACCGAGGAACGATGCCCCAACCCCAGGGACGAGCAGCACCCCGGGGCTGAGGCCGATGCCCGGCAAGCCAAGCGGCATGGACCCACTGG CCTCAGCCCTGCGGACACCCATCTCCATCGCGGGTTCCTACGCAGCCCCGTTTGCCATGATGGGGCACCACGAGATGAACGGCTCTCTGACCAGCCCTGGTGCCTATGCTGGCCTGCACAACATCCCCCCGCAGATGAgtgctgccgccgccgccgctgctgcCTATGGCCGGTCGCCAATGGTGAGCTTTGGAGCT GTTGGCTTTGACCCACACCCACCCATGCGGGCCCCTGGCCTGCCCACCAGCCTGgcatccatccctggagggaaGCC AGCTTACTCGTTTCACGTCAGTGCTGATGGGCAGATGCAGCCGGTCCCCTTTCCCCACGACGCCCTGGCTGGCCCCGGCATCCCCCGGCACGCGCGGCAGATCAACACGCTGAGCCACGGTGAGGTGGTGTGCGCCGTCACCATCAGCAACCCCACCCGGCACGTGTACACAGGTGGAAAAGGCTGTGTGAAGATCTGGGACATCAGCCAGCCTGGCAGCAAGAGCCCCATCTCTCAGCTGGACTGCCTG aacAGGGATAACTACATCCGCTCCTGCAAGCTGCTCCCCGACGGCCGCACGCTGATCGTTGGGGGGGAGGCCAGCACGCTCACCATCTGGGACCTGGCCTCCCCCACGCCCCGCATCAAGGCTGAGCTCACCTCCTCGGCGCCCGCCTGCTACGCGTTGGCCATCAGCCCCGACGCCAAAgtctgcttctcctgctgcagcGACGGCAACATCGCCGTGTGGGACCTGCACAACCAGACCCTGGTCAG gCAATTCCAAGGCCACACAGACGGTGCCAGCTGCATAGACATCTCACACGATGGTACGAAGCTGTGGACGGGGGGGCTGGACAACACGGTGCGCTCCTGGGACCTGCGGGAAGggcggcagctgcagcagcacgaCTTCACCTCCCAG ATCTTCTCGCTGGGGTACTGCCCCACGGGAGAGTGGCTAGCGGTGGGCATGGAGAGCAGCAACGTGGAAGTGCTGCACCACACCAAGCCGGACAAGTACCAGCTGCACCTGCACGAGAGCTGCGTCCTGTCCCTCAAGTTCGCCTACTGCG GTAAATGGTTCGTGAGCACGGGGAAGGACAACCTGCTCAACGCATGGAGGACGCCCTACGGGGCAAGCATCTTCCAG TCCAAGGAATCCTCGTCGGTCTTAAGCTGCGACATTTCAGCGGATGACAAATACATCGTCACGGGCTCTGGGGACAAGAAGGCCACAGTCTACGAGGTCATCTACTGA
- the TLE3 gene encoding transducin-like enhancer protein 3 isoform X7 yields the protein MYPQGRHPAPHQPGQPGFKFTVAESCDRIKDEFQFLQAQYHSLKVEYDKLANEKTEMQRHYVMYYEMSYGLNIEMHKQTEIAKRLNTILAQIMPFLSQEHQQQVAQAVERAKQVTMTELNAIIGVRGLPNLPLTQQQLQAQHLSHAAHGPPVQLPPHPSGLQPPGIPPVTGSSSGLLALGALGSQAHLAVKDEKNHHDLDHRERDSSANNSVSPSESLRASEKHRSSTDYSIDSKKRKAEEKDSMSRYDSDGDKSDDLVVDVSNEDPATPRVSPAHSPPENGLDKARGLKKGDAPNSPASVASSSSTPSSKTKDLGHNDKSSTPGLKSNTPTPRNDAPTPGTSSTPGLRPMPGKPSGMDPLASALRTPISIAGSYAAPFAMMGHHEMNGSLTSPGAYAGLHNIPPQMSAAAAAAAAYGRSPMVGFDPHPPMRAPGLPTSLASIPGGKPAYSFHVSADGQMQPVPFPHDALAGPGIPRHARQINTLSHGEVVCAVTISNPTRHVYTGGKGCVKIWDISQPGSKSPISQLDCLNRDNYIRSCKLLPDGRTLIVGGEASTLTIWDLASPTPRIKAELTSSAPACYALAISPDAKVCFSCCSDGNIAVWDLHNQTLVRQFQGHTDGASCIDISHDGTKLWTGGLDNTVRSWDLREGRQLQQHDFTSQIFSLGYCPTGEWLAVGMESSNVEVLHHTKPDKYQLHLHESCVLSLKFAYCGKWFVSTGKDNLLNAWRTPYGASIFQSKESSSVLSCDISADDKYIVTGSGDKKATVYEVIY from the exons acagaaattGCTAAAAGGCTGAATACCATTTTAGCACAGATTATGCCTTTTCTGTCACAAGAG CACCAACAGCAAGTTGCACAGGCTGTTGAACGTGCCAAGCAAGTGACAATGACGGAGTTGAATGCTATCATCGGGGTACGTGGACTTCCCAATCTGCCTCTCACC cagcagcagctccaggcgCAGCACCTCTCCCACGCCGCCCATGGGCCCCCGGTCCAGCTGCCTCCGCACCCCTCCGGCCTGCAGCCCCCCGGCATCCCACCCGTCACCGGCAGCAGTTCGGGGCTGCTGGCGCTCGGTGCGTTGGGCAGCCAGGCACACCTGGCCGTCAAGGATGAGAAGAACCACCATGACCTGGACCACAGAG AGCGGGACTCGAGCGCG AATAACTCCGTTTCGCCCTCGGAAAGCCTGAGAGCCAGCGAGAAGCACCGGAGCTCCACAGACTACAGCATTGACTCCAAAAAGcggaaagcagaggagaaggaCAGCATGAGCCGATAT GACAGCGATGGTGACAAAAGCGATGACCTCGTCGTTGATGTCTCCAACGAG GACCCCGCCACCCCCCGGGTCAGCCCGGCCCACTCCCCACCAGAGAATGGCCTGGACAAAGCCCGTGGGCTGAAGAAGGGGGATGCACCCAACAGCCCGGCCTCGGTcgcctcctccagcagcactccCTCCTCCAAGACTAAAGACTTGGGCCAC AACGACAAATCATCAACGCCCGGACTCAAGTCCAACACTCCCACACCGAGGAACGATGCCCCAACCCCAGGGACGAGCAGCACCCCGGGGCTGAGGCCGATGCCCGGCAAGCCAAGCGGCATGGACCCACTGG CCTCAGCCCTGCGGACACCCATCTCCATCGCGGGTTCCTACGCAGCCCCGTTTGCCATGATGGGGCACCACGAGATGAACGGCTCTCTGACCAGCCCTGGTGCCTATGCTGGCCTGCACAACATCCCCCCGCAGATGAgtgctgccgccgccgccgctgctgcCTATGGCCGGTCGCCAATG GTTGGCTTTGACCCACACCCACCCATGCGGGCCCCTGGCCTGCCCACCAGCCTGgcatccatccctggagggaaGCC AGCTTACTCGTTTCACGTCAGTGCTGATGGGCAGATGCAGCCGGTCCCCTTTCCCCACGACGCCCTGGCTGGCCCCGGCATCCCCCGGCACGCGCGGCAGATCAACACGCTGAGCCACGGTGAGGTGGTGTGCGCCGTCACCATCAGCAACCCCACCCGGCACGTGTACACAGGTGGAAAAGGCTGTGTGAAGATCTGGGACATCAGCCAGCCTGGCAGCAAGAGCCCCATCTCTCAGCTGGACTGCCTG aacAGGGATAACTACATCCGCTCCTGCAAGCTGCTCCCCGACGGCCGCACGCTGATCGTTGGGGGGGAGGCCAGCACGCTCACCATCTGGGACCTGGCCTCCCCCACGCCCCGCATCAAGGCTGAGCTCACCTCCTCGGCGCCCGCCTGCTACGCGTTGGCCATCAGCCCCGACGCCAAAgtctgcttctcctgctgcagcGACGGCAACATCGCCGTGTGGGACCTGCACAACCAGACCCTGGTCAG gCAATTCCAAGGCCACACAGACGGTGCCAGCTGCATAGACATCTCACACGATGGTACGAAGCTGTGGACGGGGGGGCTGGACAACACGGTGCGCTCCTGGGACCTGCGGGAAGggcggcagctgcagcagcacgaCTTCACCTCCCAG ATCTTCTCGCTGGGGTACTGCCCCACGGGAGAGTGGCTAGCGGTGGGCATGGAGAGCAGCAACGTGGAAGTGCTGCACCACACCAAGCCGGACAAGTACCAGCTGCACCTGCACGAGAGCTGCGTCCTGTCCCTCAAGTTCGCCTACTGCG GTAAATGGTTCGTGAGCACGGGGAAGGACAACCTGCTCAACGCATGGAGGACGCCCTACGGGGCAAGCATCTTCCAG TCCAAGGAATCCTCGTCGGTCTTAAGCTGCGACATTTCAGCGGATGACAAATACATCGTCACGGGCTCTGGGGACAAGAAGGCCACAGTCTACGAGGTCATCTACTGA